One part of the Vogesella sp. LIG4 genome encodes these proteins:
- a CDS encoding MFS transporter, with the protein MGLGNMWRDFAAVLFSVALLGVGLGSTMPLIAMTLQARGFSAEIIGLSVTACALGGVLATVAAPGLARRYGRRTVMLGCLLLAAASVLPMQYLYALPGWMLAYFLFGAAMAPFFVLGESWINNLASDSSRGRLVALYATCFTACQVLGPLLTNWLSRWPQQAFLLCGGLFLMGLPGILLASDHEHAVAGGQPASQPNGKRADASWLAIVRLAPTIVLGTAFFASFDTVMLSFLPLIAMQHGMSQPRALASASILLAGDALLQFGIGWLADRCGRLLVQRVCAGLVCLLLPALPLLMTSWPQLWVGYLFLLGGCAGAIYTLSMVAGGELFSGAALIRVSGLISLSWNLSSSAGPAATGWVIQHFGSAWMVSVLWLLALLFAGFSFVRRRQVVALPEQVA; encoded by the coding sequence ATGGGGTTGGGCAATATGTGGCGGGATTTTGCCGCCGTTCTTTTCAGCGTGGCGCTGCTGGGGGTGGGGCTTGGCAGCACCATGCCGCTGATCGCCATGACGCTGCAGGCGCGCGGCTTCAGCGCGGAGATCATCGGCCTGAGCGTGACGGCCTGTGCGCTGGGCGGTGTGCTGGCCACGGTGGCTGCCCCCGGCCTGGCGCGGCGCTACGGTCGGCGCACGGTGATGCTGGGCTGCCTGCTGCTGGCGGCCGCCTCGGTGCTGCCGATGCAGTACCTGTACGCGCTGCCCGGCTGGATGCTGGCGTATTTCCTGTTCGGCGCCGCCATGGCGCCGTTCTTCGTGCTCGGCGAAAGCTGGATCAACAACCTGGCCAGCGACAGTTCGCGCGGGCGACTGGTGGCGCTGTATGCCACCTGTTTCACTGCCTGCCAGGTGCTGGGGCCGCTGCTCACCAACTGGCTGTCACGTTGGCCGCAACAGGCTTTCCTGCTGTGTGGCGGGCTGTTTCTCATGGGGCTGCCCGGCATCCTGCTGGCCAGCGACCACGAACATGCTGTGGCTGGCGGGCAGCCCGCATCGCAGCCCAACGGCAAGCGGGCGGATGCCTCCTGGCTTGCCATCGTGCGGCTGGCGCCGACCATCGTGCTGGGCACCGCCTTTTTCGCCTCGTTCGATACCGTGATGCTGAGCTTCCTGCCGCTGATTGCCATGCAGCACGGCATGAGCCAGCCGCGGGCGCTGGCATCGGCCTCCATCCTGCTGGCGGGTGACGCCTTGCTGCAGTTCGGCATTGGCTGGCTGGCCGATCGCTGCGGCCGCCTGCTGGTGCAGCGGGTGTGCGCGGGGCTGGTGTGTCTGTTGCTGCCGGCGCTGCCGTTGTTGATGACGTCCTGGCCGCAGCTGTGGGTGGGCTATCTGTTCCTGCTGGGTGGTTGCGCCGGCGCCATCTACACACTGTCCATGGTAGCGGGGGGCGAGCTGTTCAGTGGTGCGGCGCTGATTCGCGTGTCCGGGCTGATTTCGCTGAGCTGGAACCTGTCCAGCAGCGCCGGCCCGGCGGCCACCGGCTGGGTGATCCAGCATTTCGGCTCGGCGTGGATGGTGAGCGTGCTGTGGCTGCTGGCGCTGCTGTTCGCCGGCTTCAGCTTTGTACGCCGGCGGCAGGTGGTGGCGCTGCCGGAACAGGTGGCCTGA
- a CDS encoding acetyl-CoA hydrolase/transferase family protein — protein sequence MYADRIRMRGLNDRVMSADEAALLFKDGMVVGMSGFTRAGDAKDMPIALAKRACQQPMKLTLITGASLGHDADKTLTEAGLLARRLPFQVDATLRAAINRGEVMFVDQHLSETVEFLRAGQLGKLDIAVIEAVAITEDGGIVPSSSVGNSASFAILADKVIVEINLAQPLGFEGMHDIWIPGRRPHREPLPIVGVADRVGECAIRIPPEKIAAIIITDTPDSASNNLPPDEETRQIAGHLIEFFQHEVKRGRLPAVLPAIQSGIGTIANAVLSGFIDSPFSELTMYSEVLQDSTFELMDAGKMAFASGSSITVSKRMQDKVFGNLDRYRDKVLLRPQEVSNHPEVIRRLGLIALNTALEADIYGNINSTHVGGTHMMNGIGGSGDFTRNAFMSIFATKSVAKGGRISSIVPMVAHVDHNEHDVDILVTEQGIADLRTLAPRERVKLVIEHCAHPSYRDALKDYYRDALRYGGQTPHALERAFEMHIRLRDSGSMLPA from the coding sequence ATGTACGCCGACCGTATCCGCATGCGCGGGCTGAATGATCGTGTGATGAGCGCCGACGAGGCCGCGCTGCTGTTCAAGGATGGCATGGTGGTGGGCATGAGTGGCTTTACCCGCGCCGGCGACGCCAAGGACATGCCGATTGCGCTGGCCAAGCGCGCCTGCCAGCAGCCGATGAAGCTCACGCTGATCACCGGCGCCTCGCTGGGCCACGACGCCGACAAGACCCTCACCGAAGCCGGCCTGCTGGCCCGCCGCCTGCCGTTCCAGGTGGATGCCACCCTGCGCGCCGCCATCAACCGCGGCGAGGTGATGTTCGTCGACCAGCACCTGTCCGAAACCGTGGAATTCCTGCGCGCCGGCCAGCTCGGCAAGCTCGACATCGCGGTAATCGAAGCGGTAGCCATTACCGAAGACGGCGGCATCGTGCCCAGCTCCTCGGTGGGCAACTCTGCCAGCTTCGCCATCCTGGCCGACAAGGTGATCGTGGAGATCAACCTGGCGCAGCCGCTGGGCTTCGAGGGCATGCACGATATCTGGATTCCCGGCCGCCGCCCGCACCGCGAGCCGCTGCCCATCGTCGGCGTGGCCGACCGCGTAGGCGAGTGCGCCATCCGCATTCCGCCGGAAAAGATCGCCGCCATCATCATTACCGATACCCCGGACAGCGCCTCCAACAACCTGCCGCCGGACGAGGAAACCCGCCAGATCGCCGGCCACCTGATCGAATTCTTCCAGCACGAAGTGAAGCGCGGCCGCCTGCCGGCGGTGCTGCCGGCCATCCAGTCCGGCATCGGCACCATTGCCAACGCGGTGCTGTCCGGCTTCATCGATTCGCCGTTCAGCGAGCTGACCATGTATTCGGAAGTGCTGCAGGACTCCACTTTCGAGCTGATGGACGCCGGCAAGATGGCCTTTGCCTCCGGCTCGTCCATCACCGTGTCCAAGCGCATGCAGGACAAGGTGTTCGGCAACCTGGACCGCTACCGCGACAAGGTGCTGCTGCGGCCGCAGGAAGTCAGCAACCACCCGGAGGTGATCCGCCGCCTGGGCCTGATTGCGCTGAACACCGCACTGGAGGCCGACATCTACGGCAACATCAACTCCACCCATGTCGGCGGCACGCACATGATGAACGGCATCGGCGGCTCCGGCGACTTCACCCGCAACGCCTTCATGTCGATCTTCGCCACCAAGTCGGTGGCCAAGGGCGGCCGCATCTCCAGCATCGTGCCGATGGTGGCCCACGTTGATCACAACGAGCACGACGTGGACATCCTGGTAACCGAACAGGGCATTGCCGACCTGCGCACGCTGGCGCCGCGCGAGCGGGTGAAGCTGGTGATCGAACACTGCGCGCACCCGAGCTACCGCGACGCGCTCAAGGACTACTACCGCGACGCGCTGCGCTACGGCGGCCAGACGCCGCATGCGCTGGAGCGCGCCTTCGAGATGCACATCCGCCTGCGCGACAGCGGCTCGATGCTGCCCGCGTAA
- a CDS encoding phospholipase D-like domain-containing protein has translation MSQPLAKHKPRKQDVDLSQHQTTRTSAPWFLADNNPPGYKPEFHEVNATFQPLINGEQAFGAIYDAILAAKHSVDIVCWGFQPSMYFKRGAGAPPIKDFLQQPQLPPLTRDNIDQVVDDMAGKLPFTRRKLHPKDKLMPIGELLEMKSLEGVQVRILTWNNAVGQIPEVMNPGYNVKRGDNENFLQECFDIGWHQDIRTNKNIQFRTRDFDDIDKNAYILPNMLRNGASTLHAAATSKTPSHHQKTVLIDYEYPESALGFVMGHNMLDAYWDKDDHHYVKREPHQGRNGATARHDISSRLTGPVLVHINHNFVAGWDKATGENLTGRRAHLQLPHFKPRPALGTPAMAQIARTQSQTRPQGKVDGEFTVQDIKHLYLNAVNHASQYIYIENQYFRWVNFAEATKQALRNQLAHGRDPGQHGPLYLMVVTNDNEEGMGKGVKNTYKMLDALGKRGQMPELARSDISKEVSRARQDVFMAEQKRNAMRSPSGALPSEASLGLPEKRKKLEELQSKQATAKQDNIPDTDIPGLKTHICSLVSMEGYQQGQPWQYVYIHAKLMMIDDIFMTLGSANINLRSMVCDSEINVCHCQPEITRAARHYLWGKHTADQGNTADASKQMQIALVYDLWGKIMDKNADRRKVKQAPIAPLSKFSSDTSSTTDLD, from the coding sequence GTGAGCCAACCTTTAGCCAAGCACAAACCGCGCAAGCAGGATGTGGATCTATCTCAGCATCAGACCACCAGAACGTCGGCGCCCTGGTTTCTGGCCGATAACAATCCCCCCGGATACAAACCCGAATTTCACGAGGTCAATGCCACATTCCAGCCGCTGATCAACGGGGAGCAAGCGTTCGGTGCTATTTACGACGCCATTCTGGCCGCCAAACACAGCGTGGATATCGTCTGCTGGGGCTTTCAGCCCTCGATGTATTTCAAACGTGGCGCTGGTGCCCCGCCGATAAAGGATTTCCTGCAACAACCCCAGCTTCCGCCGCTGACCAGGGACAATATCGATCAGGTCGTCGACGACATGGCGGGAAAGTTGCCGTTCACCCGGCGCAAGCTGCATCCCAAAGACAAGCTCATGCCAATTGGCGAGCTGTTGGAAATGAAGTCATTGGAAGGCGTCCAGGTCAGAATCCTGACCTGGAATAATGCTGTCGGACAAATTCCCGAGGTAATGAACCCAGGTTATAACGTGAAGCGGGGCGATAACGAGAACTTCCTGCAGGAGTGCTTCGATATCGGCTGGCATCAGGATATCCGCACGAATAAAAACATCCAGTTCCGTACACGGGATTTCGACGATATCGACAAGAACGCTTATATCTTGCCGAATATGTTGCGCAATGGTGCATCGACACTGCATGCGGCCGCCACCTCCAAAACGCCCAGCCACCATCAAAAGACCGTACTGATCGATTACGAGTACCCGGAGAGTGCGTTGGGCTTTGTCATGGGGCACAACATGCTGGATGCCTACTGGGACAAGGACGACCACCATTACGTAAAGCGGGAACCACATCAGGGCCGTAACGGCGCGACCGCCCGGCATGACATTTCCAGCCGGCTCACCGGCCCGGTGCTGGTGCATATCAACCATAATTTCGTGGCCGGTTGGGACAAGGCAACAGGCGAGAACCTGACAGGGCGGCGCGCACATCTGCAGCTGCCGCATTTCAAGCCCCGGCCAGCACTGGGCACGCCCGCCATGGCGCAGATTGCCCGCACGCAAAGCCAGACCCGGCCCCAAGGCAAGGTGGACGGGGAGTTCACCGTGCAGGACATCAAGCACCTGTACCTGAACGCCGTCAATCATGCCAGCCAGTACATCTACATCGAAAACCAGTATTTCCGCTGGGTGAACTTTGCCGAAGCCACCAAACAGGCCCTCAGGAACCAGTTGGCCCATGGCCGTGACCCTGGCCAGCACGGCCCCTTGTACCTGATGGTGGTGACCAACGACAACGAGGAAGGCATGGGCAAGGGTGTCAAGAACACCTACAAGATGCTGGATGCGCTGGGCAAACGCGGGCAAATGCCAGAGTTGGCGCGAAGCGACATCAGCAAAGAAGTAAGCCGGGCAAGACAGGACGTGTTCATGGCCGAACAGAAACGCAATGCCATGCGCAGCCCTTCCGGTGCCTTGCCATCCGAAGCCAGCCTTGGCTTGCCGGAAAAACGCAAGAAACTGGAAGAACTGCAAAGCAAGCAGGCCACTGCCAAACAGGACAATATTCCGGATACCGACATTCCCGGCCTGAAAACCCATATCTGTTCATTGGTTTCCATGGAAGGCTACCAGCAGGGCCAGCCCTGGCAGTACGTCTACATCCACGCCAAGCTGATGATGATAGACGACATCTTCATGACCCTGGGCTCGGCCAATATCAACCTGCGCAGCATGGTGTGCGATAGCGAAATCAATGTCTGCCACTGCCAGCCGGAGATCACCCGCGCGGCGCGGCATTATTTATGGGGTAAACATACGGCGGATCAGGGCAATACGGCAGATGCCAGCAAGCAAATGCAGATTGCACTTGTCTATGACTTGTGGGGGAAAATCATGGATAAAAATGCTGACCGTCGAAAAGTTAAACAAGCACCAATCGCCCCACTGAGCAAATTCAGCAGTGACACCAGTAGCACCACCGACCTGGACTAA
- a CDS encoding PaaI family thioesterase, producing the protein MSATTAEVAAFMAAEFPQSKCVVEAVGNDGATVSHHVGPDELRPGGTVAGPVLMGVADVALYVAILGKIGIVPLAVTTSLTINFMRKPAADARIIAECRLLKVGRTLAVGEVSLYSAGSSELVAHVVGTYSIPPGNAR; encoded by the coding sequence ATGTCAGCAACAACAGCAGAGGTTGCCGCCTTCATGGCGGCGGAGTTTCCACAAAGCAAATGCGTGGTCGAGGCGGTGGGAAACGATGGCGCCACCGTCTCGCACCATGTCGGCCCGGATGAACTGAGGCCTGGCGGCACGGTTGCCGGCCCGGTGCTGATGGGAGTGGCGGATGTGGCGCTCTACGTTGCCATCCTCGGCAAGATCGGCATCGTGCCGCTGGCGGTAACCACCAGCCTCACCATCAACTTCATGCGCAAGCCCGCTGCCGATGCCCGCATCATTGCCGAATGCCGCTTGCTGAAGGTTGGCCGCACGCTAGCGGTGGGCGAAGTGTCGCTGTACTCGGCAGGCAGCAGCGAGTTGGTAGCACACGTGGTTGGCACCTATTCCATCCCGCCCGGAAACGCTCGTTGA
- a CDS encoding DUF6396 domain-containing protein: MKWREDFKANEPPEQPPEVLMTQLAAAKELDPKTSRPLHIGHD; encoded by the coding sequence CTGAAGTGGCGGGAAGACTTCAAGGCCAATGAGCCTCCGGAGCAGCCGCCCGAAGTGCTGATGACCCAGTTGGCCGCAGCCAAAGAGCTGGACCCGAAAACCAGCCGGCCATTGCATATCGGGCATGATTAA
- a CDS encoding LysR substrate-binding domain-containing protein, protein MDFRHLRYFIAVAEERHFTRAAERVGIQQPPLSMQIRQLEEEMGTPLFQRLTRGVALTEAGEAFLIEARAILARVEQARQQVQRLSRGEAGQLRIGFAGATYFQPLVPALLRDFRARYPGVELRPVESNTAQLIDGLMGGEVDLAFVRAPFDAPAGLRSLELVDDELLVALPASHPAAAGADIALAELAQETFILFPRDISPGLYDRMIATIQQAGFSPKLGQEAPQIVSTVPMVAAGFGIALVPASVRQIQTDSVRYLPLCGQQARAPICLAYRQDHASAALANFVALASGEHSSG, encoded by the coding sequence ATGGATTTCCGCCACCTGCGCTATTTCATCGCCGTTGCCGAGGAACGGCATTTCACCCGCGCCGCCGAGCGCGTCGGCATCCAGCAGCCGCCATTGAGCATGCAGATCCGCCAGCTGGAGGAGGAGATGGGCACGCCGCTGTTCCAGCGGCTGACGCGCGGGGTGGCGTTGACCGAGGCAGGGGAGGCGTTCCTGATCGAGGCGCGCGCCATCCTGGCCCGGGTGGAGCAGGCCCGGCAGCAGGTGCAGCGCCTGTCGCGCGGCGAGGCCGGCCAGCTGCGCATCGGCTTTGCCGGCGCCACTTACTTCCAGCCGCTGGTGCCGGCGCTGCTGCGCGACTTTCGTGCCCGCTACCCGGGGGTGGAGCTGCGCCCGGTGGAGAGCAATACCGCGCAGCTGATCGACGGCCTGATGGGGGGTGAGGTCGATCTTGCCTTCGTGCGCGCGCCGTTCGATGCGCCGGCCGGGCTGCGCAGCCTGGAGCTGGTGGACGACGAACTGCTGGTGGCACTGCCCGCCAGCCACCCGGCAGCGGCGGGGGCGGACATCGCGCTGGCCGAACTGGCGCAGGAGACCTTCATCCTGTTCCCGCGCGACATCAGCCCCGGCCTGTACGACCGCATGATCGCCACCATCCAGCAGGCCGGCTTCAGCCCGAAGCTGGGGCAGGAGGCGCCGCAGATCGTGTCGACGGTGCCGATGGTGGCGGCAGGTTTCGGCATTGCACTGGTGCCGGCCTCGGTGCGGCAGATCCAGACCGACAGCGTGCGCTACCTGCCGCTGTGCGGCCAACAGGCACGGGCACCTATCTGCCTGGCCTATCGTCAGGATCATGCCTCGGCGGCGCTGGCCAATTTCGTGGCGCTGGCCAGCGGGGAGCATTCCTCCGGCTGA
- a CDS encoding sel1 repeat family protein produces the protein MAQQPDLKAVQAKLAFSCVHEADRLPKLNPDTDQLFHYARWLQLQYQPELLPEAGRLYRIAAAHGHYKANNNLQRMVRKGEVASPDAVNEVLDLAEQLVADNIPNGYYLTGHYLQAGYGYDQDNEKALMYFRKAADLGSADAQAYVGDLLNEPELAPDIARQMLRCAMEQGHAKAAYYLGVSLDVDKHYPDALHAYQQAAKAGDSTSALGLQQAFDAKNSKSESDLNYLNVQPDPERVKRYEAIWTLLKRYDGRNPKVPDIDKIVPLPPARLPPWDGTFEWEKEWKANAAPAKPDDKLVLKLAKAKNLDPATGLPKTEQSKPQTPPRIKLGYAAPSHAACPQSGVWCADLSAHGMASVSRHFLTGEHFPTLPVPQQLGWLDRVRGKPDQQQVAVTWTLQSYAEPAQG, from the coding sequence ATGGCACAACAACCCGACCTCAAGGCGGTGCAAGCGAAGCTGGCCTTCAGCTGCGTGCATGAAGCCGACCGCCTGCCCAAGCTGAACCCGGACACGGACCAGCTGTTCCACTACGCCCGTTGGCTGCAATTGCAATACCAGCCGGAGCTGCTGCCCGAGGCCGGGCGGCTGTACCGCATCGCCGCCGCCCATGGCCACTACAAGGCCAACAACAACCTGCAACGCATGGTGCGCAAGGGCGAGGTGGCCTCACCCGATGCCGTCAACGAAGTGCTGGATCTGGCCGAACAGCTGGTGGCGGACAACATTCCCAACGGCTATTACCTGACCGGCCATTATTTACAGGCGGGTTACGGCTATGACCAGGACAATGAGAAGGCGCTGATGTATTTCCGCAAGGCTGCGGACCTGGGTAGTGCGGATGCCCAAGCCTATGTGGGTGACCTGCTGAACGAACCCGAATTGGCTCCCGACATAGCCCGGCAGATGTTGCGTTGTGCTATGGAGCAAGGCCATGCTAAAGCAGCATATTACTTGGGAGTGTCTTTGGATGTTGACAAGCATTACCCCGATGCGCTGCATGCCTACCAGCAAGCAGCCAAGGCTGGAGATTCAACTTCTGCCCTTGGTTTACAGCAAGCGTTTGACGCCAAAAATAGCAAGAGCGAGAGTGACCTTAACTATCTGAATGTCCAACCCGATCCAGAACGCGTGAAACGCTATGAAGCGATCTGGACCCTGTTGAAGCGCTACGATGGCCGCAACCCCAAGGTGCCGGACATCGACAAGATCGTGCCGCTGCCGCCGGCCAGGCTGCCACCGTGGGATGGCACTTTCGAGTGGGAAAAGGAGTGGAAGGCCAATGCCGCGCCAGCCAAGCCCGACGACAAGCTGGTGCTGAAACTGGCCAAGGCCAAGAACCTGGACCCGGCCACCGGCCTGCCCAAGACCGAGCAGTCCAAGCCGCAGACCCCGCCCAGGATCAAACTGGGTTACGCGGCGCCAAGCCATGCCGCCTGCCCGCAGAGCGGAGTATGGTGCGCGGATCTATCGGCTCACGGCATGGCCAGTGTGAGCCGGCATTTCCTTACGGGAGAACACTTCCCGACCCTCCCGGTGCCGCAACAGCTAGGCTGGCTGGACCGCGTGCGCGGCAAGCCGGATCAGCAGCAGGTGGCGGTAACGTGGACGCTGCAAAGCTATGCAGAACCAGCACAGGGCTGA
- a CDS encoding sel1 repeat family protein, translating into MQNQHRAEAGARIRVIVAALALLGLAACGHKDPPMAQQPDLKAVQAKLAFSCVHEADHLPKLNPDADQLFHYARWLQLQYQPELLPEAGRLYRIAAAHGHYKANNNLQRMVRKGEVASPDAVNEVLDLAEQLVADNIPNGYYLTGHYLQAGYGYDQDNEKALMYFRKAADLGSADAQAYVGDLLIEPELAPEIARQMWRCAAEQGHAEAADSLGVDLQGDKHYPDALHAYQQAVKAGRSATALRVQGAFDAEKGKLDLNYLNVQPDPERVKRYEAIGRFLDRYDGRNPKLPDIDKIVPLPPAKLPPWDGTFEWEKEWKANAAPPKPDDKLVLKLARAKNLDPATGLPKVELPKPKTPPSIKLGYAAPSHAACLVATCAFVHLTLKSD; encoded by the coding sequence ATGCAGAACCAGCACAGGGCTGAGGCGGGGGCACGCATCCGGGTCATCGTGGCAGCTCTGGCACTGCTGGGGTTGGCCGCATGCGGCCACAAGGACCCCCCGATGGCACAACAACCCGACCTCAAGGCGGTGCAAGCGAAGCTGGCCTTTAGCTGCGTGCATGAAGCCGACCACCTGCCCAAGCTGAACCCGGACGCGGACCAGCTATTCCACTACGCTCGTTGGTTGCAATTGCAATACCAGCCGGAACTGCTGCCCGAGGCCGGGCGGCTGTACCGCATCGCCGCCGCGCATGGCCACTACAAGGCCAACAACAACCTGCAACGCATGGTGCGCAAGGGCGAGGTGGCTTCTCCCGATGCCGTCAACGAAGTGCTGGATCTGGCCGAACAGCTGGTGGCGGATAACATCCCCAACGGCTATTACCTGACCGGCCATTATCTACAAGCTGGTTACGGCTATGACCAGGACAACGAGAAGGCGCTGATGTATTTCCGCAAGGCGGCGGACCTGGGCAGCGCGGATGCCCAAGCCTATGTGGGCGACCTGCTGATCGAGCCTGAACTGGCTCCCGAGATTGCGCGGCAGATGTGGCGTTGCGCCGCGGAGCAGGGCCATGCCGAAGCGGCTGACAGCCTAGGGGTGGATTTGCAGGGTGACAAGCATTACCCCGATGCGCTGCATGCCTACCAGCAGGCGGTCAAGGCGGGGCGCTCTGCTACCGCCTTACGTGTGCAAGGAGCCTTTGATGCTGAAAAAGGCAAACTTGATTTGAATTATCTTAACGTTCAACCCGACCCCGAGCGCGTGAAGCGTTACGAAGCGATCGGCCGCTTCCTGGACCGCTACGATGGCCGCAACCCCAAGCTGCCGGACATCGACAAGATCGTACCGCTGCCGCCGGCCAAACTGCCGCCATGGGATGGCACTTTCGAGTGGGAAAAGGAATGGAAGGCCAATGCCGCGCCGCCCAAACCGGACGACAAGCTGGTGCTGAAACTGGCCAGGGCCAAGAACCTGGATCCGGCCACCGGCCTGCCCAAGGTCGAGCTGCCCAAGCCGAAGACCCCGCCCAGTATCAAACTGGGCTACGCAGCGCCAAGCCATGCCGCTTGCCTGGTGGCAACCTGCGCCTTTGTACACCTAACACTTAAGTCGGACTGA